A single window of Prochlorothrix hollandica PCC 9006 = CALU 1027 DNA harbors:
- a CDS encoding GldG family protein codes for MKSSSAKPNLWRYIAWLGPFLTLMGLSAGVVSGTWGALPLSLLGFGLVILIGSFLVSAQQQNLWQQRSTQSGANALIATVAVVVLLAVINRVAVINSLQVDLTENQVFSLAPQSVQVAKALDRPVKVWVFDNSNSETNLTTLRNYQRLSGGQLTYEFVDPREQPDLARRLGVTAIGDVVLEYDGQTQSLQTLQRSPSDQQAILSESRLTNALARLGDDRQSIVYVIQGHGEYSLDQISQAVDRLQERNYTTQPLNLAERLAQGQPAIPPDANVIVIPGPRQGFFPPEVAALDQYLTEGGSVLMLAAYETPDTDASLAPVWEKWGVSLDPRLVLDGAGGGGVMGVDQSTGGVVGFGPTAPLVTRYGSHPITAEFGSGNSFYPESRPVVLNAPEAVEATALLLTNDQSWAEADLENKLGYNEGEDLQGPLTLGAALRRDRPAAATPDTTPEATPEATPEATDPEEATPPETTPEATPDPTSDTPPDTAPAAIDTAAPLEPRLVVVGNANFIANGIFNQQLNGDVFTNAVIWLSQRDDQVLSISPKDPTNRRIEMTTTQSNFVGLLSTVLLPLLGFGLCGVLWWKRR; via the coding sequence ATGAAGTCTTCATCTGCAAAGCCGAATCTTTGGCGCTACATTGCTTGGCTTGGTCCCTTCCTCACCCTGATGGGATTGTCCGCCGGGGTGGTCTCTGGGACATGGGGCGCACTACCCCTAAGCTTGCTGGGGTTCGGTTTGGTGATTTTAATCGGCTCCTTTCTGGTGTCAGCCCAGCAGCAGAATCTCTGGCAACAGCGATCGACCCAGTCCGGAGCCAACGCCCTCATTGCCACTGTCGCCGTGGTGGTGCTGTTGGCGGTGATTAACCGGGTCGCGGTGATCAACTCCCTTCAGGTGGACTTGACGGAAAACCAGGTGTTTAGCCTTGCGCCCCAATCGGTGCAGGTGGCCAAAGCCCTCGATCGCCCTGTGAAGGTGTGGGTCTTTGATAACTCTAATTCCGAAACCAACCTCACCACCCTGCGCAACTACCAACGGCTCAGCGGTGGCCAGTTAACCTATGAATTTGTGGATCCCAGGGAGCAACCGGATCTAGCCCGCCGCTTGGGGGTCACGGCCATTGGGGACGTGGTCTTGGAATATGACGGCCAAACCCAGTCCCTCCAGACCCTCCAGCGATCGCCCTCGGATCAACAAGCCATCCTCTCAGAGTCCCGGTTAACCAACGCCCTGGCCCGTCTGGGGGACGATCGCCAATCGATCGTCTACGTTATCCAGGGCCATGGGGAATATTCCCTGGATCAAATCTCCCAGGCCGTCGATCGGCTCCAGGAACGGAACTACACCACCCAACCCCTCAACCTAGCGGAACGCCTCGCCCAAGGCCAGCCCGCCATTCCCCCGGATGCCAACGTGATTGTGATCCCGGGACCGCGCCAGGGCTTTTTCCCCCCGGAAGTGGCAGCCCTCGATCAATATCTGACCGAGGGGGGCAGCGTCCTGATGTTGGCCGCCTATGAGACCCCAGACACCGATGCCAGTTTGGCTCCCGTCTGGGAAAAATGGGGGGTTAGCTTAGATCCCCGCCTAGTGCTGGATGGAGCTGGCGGCGGCGGTGTCATGGGGGTCGATCAATCCACCGGTGGCGTTGTGGGCTTTGGACCCACGGCTCCCCTGGTCACCCGCTATGGCTCCCACCCCATTACTGCCGAATTTGGCAGCGGCAATTCCTTTTATCCCGAATCTCGCCCGGTGGTTCTCAATGCACCGGAGGCGGTGGAAGCGACAGCCCTGCTGTTGACCAATGACCAAAGCTGGGCCGAGGCTGATCTGGAAAATAAGCTGGGCTATAACGAAGGGGAGGATCTCCAAGGTCCCTTAACCTTGGGGGCAGCGTTGCGCCGCGATCGTCCCGCCGCAGCAACCCCAGACACTACGCCAGAAGCAACCCCAGAAGCTACACCGGAAGCTACCGATCCAGAGGAAGCGACCCCGCCAGAAACTACGCCAGAAGCCACTCCTGACCCTACTTCAGACACCCCGCCAGACACTGCCCCTGCCGCGATCGATACAGCCGCCCCCTTGGAACCCCGCCTAGTGGTGGTGGGGAATGCCAACTTCATCGCCAACGGCATTTTTAACCAGCAACTCAATGGGGATGTGTTCACCAATGCGGTGATTTGGTTGAGCCAGCGGGACGATCAAGTCTTGTCCATTAGCCCCAAGGATCCCACCAACCGCCGCATCGAGATGACCACCACCCAGAGCAATTTTGTGGGCCTGCTGTCCACGGTGCTCCTGCCCCTGTTGGGCTTCGGTCTCTGTGGTGTCCTCTGGTGGAAGCGGCGCTAG
- a CDS encoding ABC transporter permease: MKILVGNCFAIYKKELQGYFASPLAYGVAGLFWLVNGVWYSMSLFGLLRDVGQYDMQQSLQGGSPVAVDVPFLVLQNFLGVLGVISLVVLPMLSMGLYAEERRQGTLELIATSPVHNWAVALAKLLGVLTFFVGMILPLMLCEAVTFSAANPPLAPTLFLVSHLGLVLMAASVLSMGMFISSLTASTLLSVVFTFVLVLMLVLLEGIGSLVGGAMGEALTHLSLLKHYGDWVQGNFDSSALVLFGSYIFLGLFLTAQSIETLRFQRS; encoded by the coding sequence ATGAAAATCCTGGTTGGTAACTGCTTCGCCATCTATAAAAAAGAACTCCAAGGCTACTTTGCCTCACCCCTGGCCTATGGCGTGGCCGGTCTTTTTTGGCTCGTCAATGGGGTTTGGTACAGCATGAGCCTGTTTGGATTGCTGCGGGACGTGGGGCAATACGACATGCAACAGTCCCTCCAAGGCGGATCCCCCGTCGCCGTCGATGTGCCCTTTTTAGTGCTGCAAAATTTCCTGGGGGTCTTGGGGGTTATTTCCCTGGTGGTCTTGCCCATGCTCTCCATGGGTCTCTATGCCGAAGAACGCAGACAAGGCACCCTAGAACTGATTGCCACCTCCCCCGTCCATAACTGGGCCGTGGCCTTAGCCAAGCTCTTGGGGGTGCTCACCTTTTTTGTGGGCATGATTTTACCGTTGATGCTCTGTGAGGCGGTCACCTTCAGCGCCGCCAACCCCCCCCTTGCCCCCACCCTGTTTTTGGTGAGCCATTTGGGTCTGGTCTTAATGGCCGCCAGCGTTTTGTCCATGGGGATGTTCATTTCCTCCCTGACCGCCAGCACGTTGCTTTCGGTGGTCTTCACCTTTGTGTTGGTGTTGATGTTGGTGCTCTTGGAGGGCATCGGTAGCCTCGTGGGGGGAGCCATGGGGGAAGCCCTTACCCATCTGTCGCTCTTAAAACACTATGGCGATTGGGTGCAGGGCAACTTCGACAGCAGTGCCCTCGTGCTGTTTGGCAGCTATATTTTCCTGGGTCTTTTCCTGACGGCCCAGTCGATCGAAACCTTACGGTTCCAGCGCTCTTAG
- a CDS encoding ABC transporter ATP-binding protein — MIEVEKLTKFYGNQPAISDLNFRVETGEILGFLGPNGAGKTTTMRILAGYLPASSGTARIAGHDVHSQPMAVRQSIGYLPENPPLYPEMTVQGFLHFVAELKGVSPGDRISRVDSAIRRCSLDDRRQTLIRKLSKGYRQRVGIAQAIVHDPPVIILDEPTVGLDPLQIAEVRRLIKSLAGQHTVILSTHILPEVGMTCDRVTIINKGQVVATNNPESLTAEMAAGSISYDLEVEGEPEEILRTLGDLSVVQSLTLGDREGLAPGHHRLAAIAQNQTDIGKLLAATVVGAGFGLYELRRNRVSLEDVFLKLTMTDTPPSAPSLDTTEDTLITPDPEPDPEPGPEPGPEPGLEPGLEPDDQP; from the coding sequence ATGATTGAAGTCGAGAAACTGACCAAATTTTATGGCAACCAGCCCGCCATCTCCGATCTGAATTTTCGGGTGGAAACCGGGGAAATTCTAGGCTTTCTGGGACCCAACGGCGCGGGTAAAACTACCACTATGCGGATCTTGGCTGGATACTTGCCCGCCAGCAGCGGCACGGCTCGCATCGCTGGTCATGATGTCCACAGTCAGCCCATGGCGGTGCGCCAGTCCATTGGCTATCTCCCGGAAAACCCACCCCTGTATCCCGAAATGACGGTGCAGGGCTTTTTGCATTTTGTGGCGGAACTGAAGGGGGTCAGCCCCGGCGATCGCATCAGCCGGGTAGACTCTGCCATCCGTCGCTGTAGTCTCGACGATCGCCGCCAGACCCTGATCCGCAAGCTGTCCAAGGGCTATCGTCAGCGGGTGGGCATTGCCCAGGCGATCGTCCACGATCCCCCCGTCATTATTTTGGATGAACCGACCGTGGGCCTTGACCCTCTGCAAATTGCCGAAGTGCGCCGCTTGATCAAAAGCTTGGCCGGACAGCACACGGTGATTCTCTCCACCCACATCTTGCCGGAAGTGGGGATGACCTGCGATCGGGTCACCATCATTAACAAAGGCCAAGTGGTGGCCACCAATAATCCTGAAAGCCTCACCGCTGAGATGGCCGCTGGCTCCATCAGCTATGACCTGGAAGTGGAAGGGGAACCGGAGGAGATTTTACGAACCCTAGGGGATCTGTCGGTGGTGCAGTCCCTGACCCTGGGCGATCGGGAGGGCTTAGCCCCCGGACACCATCGGCTAGCGGCGATCGCCCAAAACCAAACGGATATCGGTAAGCTCCTGGCCGCGACGGTGGTGGGGGCTGGGTTTGGGCTGTATGAATTGCGCCGCAATCGGGTCAGCCTGGAAGATGTGTTCCTCAAGCTCACCATGACCGACACCCCCCCTAGCGCCCCTAGCCTCGATACCACGGAGGACACCCTCATCACCCCCGACCCTGAACCCGACCCTGAACCCGGCCCTGAACCCGGCCCTGAACCCGGCCTTGAACCCGGCCTTGAACCCGATGATCAACCCTAG
- the argJ gene encoding bifunctional ornithine acetyltransferase/N-acetylglutamate synthase, with protein sequence MATWQVINGGVTAPKGYRAAGITAGLKPSGLPDLTLIVSDTAAIAAGVFTTSQVRAACVDYCRQRLQAKASAQAILCNAGQANAATGEQGWADAVQSTQWVGQALDIEPESVLVASTGVIGQRIKMDKLQAGIPLVVAALSETGSDTAAKAITTTDLVPKSIALEMTLQDRPVRIGGIAKGSGMIHPNMATMLSFITCDATVSPPLWQAMLVRAVDRSFNQITVDGDTSTNDSVIALANGQSRTPSITEPGADADKLEAMLTEVCVYLAKAIARDGEGATCLMEVQVSGAADDAGARSIARTIAGSSLTKAAIFGNDPNWGRIAGAAGRAGVHFDQGQLQVCLGDFVLMDQGQPLVFDRAAASAYLKAKSEGAYLKDDTVLIRVSVGDGAGQGTAWGCDLSYDYVRINAEYTT encoded by the coding sequence ATGGCAACTTGGCAAGTGATTAATGGCGGGGTGACCGCGCCCAAAGGATACCGGGCCGCAGGCATTACCGCAGGACTCAAGCCCTCAGGGCTACCTGATTTGACGCTGATTGTGTCCGATACGGCGGCGATCGCCGCCGGGGTTTTCACCACCAGCCAAGTGCGGGCCGCCTGTGTAGACTACTGTCGCCAGCGCCTCCAGGCCAAGGCCAGCGCCCAGGCCATTCTCTGCAATGCGGGACAGGCTAACGCGGCCACGGGGGAACAGGGCTGGGCTGATGCCGTCCAAAGCACCCAATGGGTGGGCCAAGCCTTGGACATTGAGCCGGAGTCGGTGCTAGTGGCCTCCACGGGGGTCATCGGCCAGCGCATCAAAATGGACAAGCTGCAAGCCGGTATTCCCCTGGTGGTGGCGGCGTTGTCCGAGACGGGATCCGACACTGCGGCCAAGGCCATCACCACCACGGATCTGGTGCCCAAGTCCATTGCCCTGGAAATGACCCTCCAGGATCGCCCGGTGCGCATCGGCGGCATTGCCAAGGGATCGGGCATGATCCACCCCAACATGGCCACCATGCTGTCCTTTATTACCTGTGATGCCACGGTGTCCCCCCCCCTGTGGCAGGCGATGTTGGTCCGAGCCGTCGATCGCAGCTTCAACCAAATCACCGTCGATGGGGACACCAGCACCAATGACAGCGTTATTGCCCTCGCCAACGGCCAATCCCGCACCCCCTCGATCACGGAACCAGGAGCCGATGCGGACAAGTTGGAAGCCATGCTGACGGAGGTGTGTGTGTACCTGGCTAAGGCCATTGCTCGGGACGGGGAAGGGGCTACCTGTTTGATGGAGGTGCAGGTGTCGGGGGCCGCAGACGATGCCGGTGCCCGCAGTATTGCCCGGACGATCGCCGGATCCAGCCTGACGAAAGCTGCTATTTTTGGCAATGATCCCAACTGGGGCCGCATTGCGGGGGCTGCGGGCCGAGCCGGGGTTCATTTTGATCAGGGTCAGTTACAGGTTTGCCTGGGGGACTTTGTGCTGATGGACCAAGGACAGCCGTTAGTCTTCGATCGGGCTGCTGCCAGTGCTTACCTCAAGGCCAAGAGTGAGGGGGCATACTTAAAAGATGACACGGTGCTGATCCGGGTGTCGGTAGGCGATGGGGCGGGTCAAGGCACAGCTTGGGGTTGTGATCTCAGCTATGACTATGTGCGCATCAACGCTGAATACACCACTTAA
- a CDS encoding ABC transporter ATP-binding protein encodes MAPAVLIDNLQKRYGSVEALKNLSLSIEPGELFGILGPNGAGKTTTLRCLCTLSRPDGGRLDVDGISVLDNPKVARQKLGYVAQEVALDKVLTGRELLRLQAAIYHIPGAAINQRVESMVELLGLQEWANQKSGTYSGGIRKRLDLAMGLLHQPKVLVLDEPTVGLDIESRTVIWQFLRQLRQQGITVLLTSHYLEEIDALADRVAIIDQGTVIATGTPSELKDRVGGDRITLRLREFSPLEEAEAAKTLLQSLDSVEDVIINSAQGNSLNLVVKSANALGLVQTALTEAQLPTFGIAQSRPSLDDVYLAATGRTLMDAELAAAGSRDPKAERKQNMR; translated from the coding sequence ATGGCTCCCGCAGTTTTAATCGACAACCTTCAAAAACGCTATGGCTCCGTCGAAGCCCTTAAAAATCTCTCCCTCAGCATCGAGCCAGGGGAATTATTCGGCATCCTCGGACCCAATGGAGCTGGCAAAACCACGACTCTCCGCTGTCTCTGCACCCTGTCTCGTCCCGATGGGGGTCGCTTGGATGTGGATGGGATTTCGGTGTTGGATAACCCCAAGGTGGCACGGCAGAAGCTGGGTTATGTGGCCCAGGAAGTGGCCCTCGATAAGGTGCTCACGGGTCGAGAACTGCTGCGGCTCCAGGCGGCGATTTACCATATTCCAGGGGCTGCTATTAACCAGCGAGTGGAGTCCATGGTGGAACTGCTGGGGCTGCAAGAGTGGGCGAACCAGAAGTCTGGAACCTATTCGGGGGGGATCCGCAAGCGTCTGGACTTGGCCATGGGTCTGTTGCACCAGCCGAAGGTGTTGGTGTTGGATGAACCGACGGTGGGGTTAGACATCGAAAGCCGCACGGTCATTTGGCAGTTTTTGCGCCAACTGCGGCAGCAGGGCATCACCGTTTTGTTGACGAGCCATTACCTGGAAGAAATTGATGCCTTGGCCGATCGCGTTGCCATTATTGACCAAGGCACCGTCATTGCCACGGGTACCCCCTCGGAACTGAAGGACCGGGTGGGGGGCGATCGCATCACCCTGCGGCTGCGGGAATTTTCCCCCCTAGAGGAAGCGGAAGCCGCCAAAACCCTGCTGCAATCCCTGGATAGCGTGGAAGACGTGATTATCAACAGTGCCCAAGGTAACTCCCTCAATTTGGTGGTCAAGTCCGCCAATGCCTTGGGCTTAGTGCAAACAGCTTTGACGGAGGCCCAGTTGCCCACCTTTGGCATTGCCCAGTCCCGCCCTAGCCTGGATGATGTCTATCTGGCGGCGACGGGACGAACTCTGATGGATGCGGAGTTGGCCGCTGCGGGTAGCCGGGATCCCAAAGCGGAACGCAAACAGAATATGCGCTAG
- a CDS encoding ABC transporter ATP-binding protein — MASITFDHVTKRYDNGFVAVEDLNLTVADREFLVLVGPSGCGKTTSLRLLAGLETLSQGNLYIDDRCVNTLPAKDRNIAMVFQSYALYPHMTVFENMAFGLSLQGVPKSTIAQQVRQAAQQLDIEPLLDRKPKELSGGQRQRVAVGRAIVRHPAVFLMDEPLSNLDAKLRVQARAELSKLHRQLGTTFVYVTHDQVEAMTMGTRIAVLNQGILQQVASPQVLYDRPHNVFVAGFMGSPAMNFLPARLRLEAGELRVVTASLNLPLDPDLADRAAGYGDREVILGLRPESLYDPAHQPGNLALVPLKAEVTVVEHMGNEAILYLTLADGQEVVARVSPRSQFTVGETVTLGVDSQRVYLFDQTTELAI; from the coding sequence ATGGCCAGTATTACCTTCGACCATGTAACCAAACGCTACGACAACGGTTTTGTGGCGGTGGAGGATTTGAATCTGACCGTGGCCGATCGGGAATTCTTAGTGTTGGTGGGTCCCTCCGGGTGCGGTAAAACCACCTCCCTGCGCCTCTTGGCAGGGCTAGAAACCCTCTCCCAGGGCAACCTTTATATTGACGATCGCTGCGTCAACACCCTCCCGGCCAAAGACCGCAACATTGCCATGGTCTTCCAGTCCTACGCCCTCTATCCCCACATGACCGTGTTTGAGAACATGGCCTTTGGTCTGAGCCTCCAGGGGGTGCCCAAATCCACCATTGCCCAACAGGTGCGCCAAGCGGCCCAACAACTGGACATCGAACCCCTGCTCGATCGCAAACCCAAGGAACTATCGGGGGGCCAACGGCAGCGGGTGGCCGTGGGGCGGGCCATTGTTCGCCATCCCGCCGTTTTTCTGATGGATGAACCCCTGTCTAACCTGGATGCTAAATTGCGGGTACAGGCACGGGCAGAGCTAAGCAAGCTCCATCGCCAACTGGGCACCACCTTTGTCTATGTCACCCATGACCAGGTGGAAGCCATGACCATGGGCACCCGCATCGCTGTGCTGAACCAGGGGATTTTGCAACAGGTGGCTAGCCCCCAGGTGCTCTACGATCGGCCCCACAATGTCTTTGTGGCCGGTTTCATGGGCAGTCCCGCCATGAATTTCCTCCCCGCCCGTCTGCGGTTGGAGGCAGGGGAGTTGCGGGTGGTGACGGCCAGCTTGAACTTGCCCCTGGACCCCGATTTGGCCGATCGTGCCGCTGGCTATGGCGATCGTGAGGTCATTCTCGGCCTCCGACCGGAAAGTTTGTATGACCCCGCCCACCAACCCGGCAACTTGGCCCTGGTGCCCCTCAAGGCGGAGGTGACGGTGGTGGAGCACATGGGCAATGAGGCGATTCTCTATCTGACCCTGGCCGATGGCCAAGAGGTGGTGGCGCGGGTGAGTCCGCGATCGCAATTTACAGTGGGGGAAACCGTTACCCTGGGGGTCGATAGCCAGCGAGTTTATTTATTTGATCAAACCACTGAACTGGCAATTTAA
- the uvrB gene encoding excinuclease ABC subunit UvrB, giving the protein MHRFHLKAPYQPTGDQPRAIAQMVQYLREPARYQTLKGATGTGKTFAIANVIQELGKPTLVLAHNKTLAAQLCNELREFFPDNAVEYFISYYDYYQPEAYIPVTDTYIAKTSSINEEIDMLRHSATRSLFERRDVIVVASISCIYGLGMPGEYLKASIPLRVGEDTDQRQLLRDLVTIQYSRNDLDVGRGRFRLKGDVLEIGPAYEDRLIRVEFFGDTVEAIRYIDPVTGTILQSLNALNVYPARHFVTPGDRLEEACQKIRTELEEQLALLNDAGKLLEAQRLEQRTRYDLELLGEVGYCNGVENYSRYLAGRQAGDPPECLVDYFPEDWLLVLDESHVTVPQLRGMYNGDQARKQVLVDHGFRLPSAKDNRPLKSTEFWDKMQQCIFVSATPGDWELEVSGHHIIEQIIRPTGVLDPEVMVRPTAGQVDDLLSEIQQRVERRERTLVTTLTKRMAEDLTDYFSDRGVKVRYLHSEIGSIERIEILRDLRQGELDVLIGVNLLREGLDLPEVSLVAIMDADKEGFLRAERSLIQTIGRAARHVRGQAILYGDNLTGSMAKAIEETAYRRAKQMAYNADHGIMPQPVPTKFNNGILEFLDVSRRLNAQDLDAVVAGAADIPLDTLPALIQQLETQMHQAAKDLEFEEAAKLRDRIKTLRQRLVGQPSPSPSLP; this is encoded by the coding sequence ATGCATCGGTTTCACCTCAAAGCCCCCTACCAACCCACCGGCGATCAACCCCGTGCCATCGCCCAAATGGTGCAGTATCTCCGGGAGCCAGCCCGTTATCAAACCCTGAAGGGGGCCACGGGGACGGGGAAAACCTTTGCGATCGCCAACGTGATCCAGGAGCTGGGGAAACCCACTTTGGTGTTAGCCCATAATAAAACCCTGGCAGCCCAACTCTGTAACGAATTACGGGAATTTTTCCCCGATAATGCCGTTGAATATTTTATTTCCTATTACGACTACTATCAACCGGAAGCCTATATTCCGGTTACCGACACCTATATTGCTAAAACATCTTCGATTAATGAAGAAATTGATATGTTGCGCCACTCGGCAACGCGATCGCTATTCGAGCGGCGGGATGTCATTGTTGTAGCGTCCATTAGTTGCATTTATGGGTTGGGAATGCCTGGGGAATACCTCAAGGCTTCCATTCCCCTGCGGGTGGGGGAAGACACCGACCAACGGCAATTATTACGGGACTTGGTGACGATTCAATATAGTCGTAATGATTTGGATGTGGGGCGGGGTCGGTTTCGCCTTAAGGGGGATGTGCTGGAAATTGGACCGGCCTATGAAGATCGCCTGATTCGGGTGGAATTTTTTGGGGATACCGTAGAAGCGATTCGCTACATTGATCCGGTGACCGGCACCATTTTACAAAGCCTCAATGCCCTCAATGTCTACCCCGCTCGCCACTTTGTCACCCCCGGCGATCGCCTAGAGGAAGCCTGCCAAAAAATCCGCACAGAACTAGAAGAGCAGTTAGCCTTGCTCAACGATGCTGGCAAACTCCTGGAGGCGCAACGCCTGGAACAGCGCACCCGTTATGATTTGGAATTGCTGGGGGAAGTGGGGTACTGCAATGGGGTGGAGAACTATTCCCGTTACTTGGCAGGACGACAGGCAGGGGATCCGCCCGAATGTTTAGTGGACTATTTCCCAGAGGACTGGTTATTAGTGCTGGACGAATCCCATGTAACCGTGCCCCAGTTGCGGGGAATGTACAACGGGGATCAGGCCCGGAAACAGGTGCTGGTGGACCATGGTTTCCGGTTGCCCAGTGCCAAGGATAATCGCCCCCTTAAAAGCACGGAATTTTGGGACAAAATGCAGCAATGTATTTTTGTCTCTGCCACACCGGGGGACTGGGAATTGGAGGTGTCGGGTCATCATATTATTGAGCAAATTATTCGACCGACGGGGGTTTTAGATCCGGAGGTGATGGTGCGGCCTACGGCGGGTCAGGTGGATGATTTGCTCAGCGAAATTCAACAACGGGTGGAACGCCGGGAACGCACCTTGGTGACCACCTTAACCAAACGGATGGCGGAGGATTTGACCGATTACTTTAGCGATCGCGGGGTCAAGGTGCGCTATTTACACTCAGAAATCGGTTCTATCGAACGCATTGAAATTCTTCGGGATTTGCGCCAAGGGGAGTTGGATGTTTTGATTGGCGTGAACCTGTTGCGGGAGGGATTGGATTTGCCGGAGGTGTCCCTAGTGGCCATTATGGATGCCGATAAGGAAGGCTTTTTGCGGGCGGAGCGATCGCTGATCCAAACCATTGGTCGAGCGGCTCGCCATGTGCGAGGACAGGCCATTTTGTATGGGGATAATCTGACGGGGAGCATGGCCAAGGCGATCGAGGAAACCGCTTACCGTCGGGCCAAACAAATGGCCTACAACGCTGACCATGGCATTATGCCCCAACCGGTGCCGACGAAATTTAATAATGGCATTTTAGAATTTTTAGATGTGTCCCGGCGACTCAATGCCCAGGATTTAGACGCGGTGGTGGCAGGGGCGGCAGATATCCCCTTGGACACCTTGCCCGCCCTGATTCAACAGTTGGAAACCCAAATGCACCAGGCCGCAAAAGACCTGGAGTTTGAGGAAGCAGCCAAGTTACGCGATCGCATCAAAACCCTCCGCCAACGCTTAGTGGGCCAACCCAGCCCCTCTCCGTCCCTACCTTAG